One stretch of Daphnia pulicaria isolate SC F1-1A chromosome 8, SC_F0-13Bv2, whole genome shotgun sequence DNA includes these proteins:
- the LOC124352600 gene encoding hexokinase type 2-like isoform X2 has product MSVSFYLPELELENPRSNRSEIEERCAELILSDEQLRDVCQRLLVEINRGLNKDTNKEATVKCFPTYVRELPNGEECGKFLALDLGGTNFRVLLIDLGPHIFHMESKIFAVPQSVMLGPGTGLFDHIAECLATFMHEHKVDVSPLPLGFTFSFPCSQEGLTKARLATWTKGFKCSGVEGEDVVRLLQEAIARRGDIKIDVMAVLNDTTGTLMACAWKNQACRIGLILGTGINACYVERLENVQLWDGDYDEPNQVVINTELGAFGDNGTLEFIRTEYDRTIDQHSLNPGRQLFEKMISGMYMGEVTRLVLAQLTREGLLFDGMGPEVLFEPGQFFTKYVSEIESDKKGEYTCCRQVLEELGYEDASDEDCANVRYICEAVSRRAAHIAAAAVACLLNKMGQKHVTVAVDGSLYRFHPHFHDLMVEKIRQLINPGLTFDLMLSEDGSGRGAALVAAVAVRIGSLAAR; this is encoded by the exons ATGTCCGTCTCATTCTACCTTCCCGAATTGGAATTAGAGAACCCCAGATCAAACAGAAGCGAG ATCGAAGAGCGATGCGCCGAACTTATCTTGTCGGACGAACAACTACGCGACGTGTGTCAACGATTGCTGGTCGAGATCAACCGAGGACTCAATAAGGACACCAATAAAGAGGCAACCGTCAAATGTTTTCCCACCTACGTCAGGGAACTGCCCAACGGCGAAg AATGTGGAAAATTTCTGGCACTGGATTTAGGCGGAACCAACTTTCGTGTTCTGCTCATCGATTTGGGTCCTCACATCTTTCACATG GAGTCGAAAATCTTTGCCGTTCCCCAGAGTGTCATGCTTGGTCCTGGAACCGGG TTATTCGACCACATCGCTGAATGTTTAGCCACTTTTATGCACGAGCATAAGGTGGACGTGTCGCCATTGCCTCTGGGTTTCACTTTCAGTTTCCCTTGCAGCCAAGAAGGTTTAACCAAGGCCCGATTGGCCACCTGGACTAAAGGATTCAAGTGTTCAGGCGTCGAAGGCGAAGATGTTGTCAGACTTCTCCAG GAGGCAATCGCTCGTCGGGGTGATATCAAGATCGACGTGATGGCCGTCCTGAATGACACGACAGGGACTTTGATGGCTTGCGCCTGGAAGAACCAGGCATGCCGGATCGGTCTCATTCTCGGAACTGGAATCAATGCGTGCTACGTGGAGCGATTAGAGAACGTACAACTGTGGGACGGCGATTACGACGAACCTAACCAGGTCGTCATCAACACGGAGCTGGGCGCGTTCGGCGACAACGGAACGCTCGAATTCATCCGGACCGAATACGATCGGACCATTGACCAGCATTCACTCAACCCTGGACGGCAATT ATTTGAGAAAATGATCTCGGGAATGTACATGGGTGAAGTGACTCGTCTCGTTTTAGCCCAGTTGACACGAGAAGGACTTCTCTTTGATGGCATGGGCCCAGAAGTGTTATTCGAACCGGGCCAGTTCTTTACGAAATACGTCTCTGAAATCGAGAG tgACAAGAAGGGTGAATACACGTGCTGTCGTCAGGTGCTGGAAGAGTTGGGCTACGAAGATGCCTCGGACGAAGATTGCGCCAACGTGCGCTACATTTGCGAGGCCGTTTCTCGACGGGCGGCCCACATCGCCGCTGCAGCCGTGGCTTGTCTTCTCAACAAGATGGGTCAAAAGCACGTGACGGTGGCCGTTGATGGCTCCCTTTACCGCTTCCACCCTCACTTCCATGATCTGATGGTTGAAAAGATCCGACAGCTCATCAATCCCGGACTAACG TTCGATTTGATGTTGTCGGAGGATGGAAGTGGTCGAGGTGCTGCGTTGGTGGCCGCGGTGGCCGTCCGAATAGGTAGTTTGGCGGCTAGGTGA
- the LOC124352605 gene encoding forkhead box protein P1-like yields MYRCRVAVFILACSVHLINGQQHPPGVNPQVYQPGGQQMSQQQAQQMALQQQQLQQQQQLAMQQQQQLLLQQQQQQLAMQQQQQQQMGMQQPMGTQQQPIIQHQVPAGHGHPPPVAAGHGHPQQGQQVFNSQHMANERDHIGEHVGMPVDTSRMSEQELQFHYFKMHDADNNNKLDGCELVKSLIHWHDQANHDPKAGVPLPDHKIFTDAELLAMIDPILEQDDKNKDGFIDYPEFIQAQQATGSAQ; encoded by the exons ATGTATAGGTGTCGGGTCGCCGTTTTTATATTGGCCTGCTCAGTGCACCTGATAAATGGACAACAGCATCCACCAGGAGTCAATCCACAGGTATATCAGCCAGGTGGGCAGCAAATGTCTCAGCAACAGGCACAACAAATGGCcctgcaacagcaacaactgcaacaacagcagcagctggctatgcagcagcagcaacagttactgctacagcaacagcaacaacagttagcgatgcagcagcagcagcagcagcaaatgggTATGCAACAACCAATGGGTACCCAGCAACAGCCAATCATTCAACATCAAGTACCAGCTGGACATGGCCATCCTCCACCAGTAGCTGCAGGTCACGGTCATCCTCAACAGGGACAACAAGTTTTTAATTCACAGCACATGGCAAATGAAAGAGA TCATATTGGTGAGCATGTTGGTATGCCAGTGGACACTAGTAGAATGTCTGAACAAGAATTACAATTCCACTACTTCAAGATGCATGACGcagacaacaataacaaactaGATGGATGTGAATTGGTTAAATCCCTTATCCACTGGCATG ACCAAGCCAATCACGACCCCAAAGCCGGTGTGCCATTACCTGATCACAAGATTTTTACTGACGCCGAACTTTTAGCAATGATTGACCCAATCCTGGAACAAGATGACAAGAATAAGGATGGTTTTATCGATTACCCAGAATTCATCCAAGCTCAGCAAGCAACAGGTTCAGCACAGTGA
- the LOC124312622 gene encoding aldo-keto reductase family 1 member B1-like yields the protein MSVPLNNGYVMPLIGFGTANAYNDEIIRAVGDAIEAGYRHFDGASFYANEVEVGRAVRQKIDDAIIDRKDLFIVSKLWCTFMSPGLVEPALRKTLKDLQLDYLDLYVMHWPMAFEENSDMIPNIPLDENGLVKCKDVDYVDTWKAMEACVSQGLVRSIGVSNFNSQQLKRLLEHCAIKPVTNQVEAHVYLNQKSMIELCRQYGIVVTAYGPLGRPGLSQDPVNDPTLLDDHQIKEIAAKYGRTVAQILLRYLTMRGLPVIPKSSNRARILENLSSIDFDLATEDVAFIDSLNRDHRYLKNEWASHHVHYPFHIPY from the exons atgtcagtTCCTTTGAACAACGGATACGTAATGCCGTTGATCGGCTTCGGAACAGCGAAT GCTTACAATGATGAAATCATCCGGGCCGTTGGAGACGCAATCGAGGCCGGCTATCGTCATTTCGACGGAGCTTCATTTTACGCCAACGAAGTCGAGGTGGGCCGAGCCGTTCGGCAGAAAATCGACGACGCAATCATCGATAGAAAAGACCTCTTTATTGTTAGCAAG TTGTGGTGTACGTTCATGAGTCCCGGATTGGTTGAGCCAGCCTTACGCAAGACCCTGAAAGATCTGCAACTGGACTATCTGGATCTTTACGTGATGCACTGGCCCATGGCATTTGAG GAAAACTCGGACATGATACCGAATATTCCACTAGACGAAAACGGCCTTGTGAAATGCAAAGACGTCGACTACGTTGATACCTGGAAAGCCATGGAAGCCTGCGTCAGCCAAGGTCTAGTGCGCTCAATCGGCGTCTCCAATTTCAACAGTCAGCAGCTCAAAAGATTATTGGAACACTGTGCCATCAAGCCAGTCACGAATCAG gtagAAGCCCATGTCTATCTTAACCAGAAATCAATGATTGAACTCTGTCGACAGTACGGGATCGTCGTAACGGCTTATGGTCCGCTCGGGCGTCCCGGTCTCAGCCAAGATCCCGTGAACGAtcccaccttgctagacgaccatcaaattaaagaaatagcCGCTAAGTACGGACGAACGGTCGCCCAGATTTTGCTTCGCTACCTG ACTATGCGAGGATTGCCCGTCATACCAAAGTCGTCCAACCGAGCCCGAATCCTCGAAAATTTGTCGTCGATCGATTTCGACCTTGCCACCGAGGACGTGGCCTTCATCGATAGCCTGAATCGCGATCATCGCTACCTGAAAAATGAGTGGGCCAGCCACCATGTCCACTATCCGTTCCATATTCCCTACTAA
- the LOC124352600 gene encoding hexokinase type 2-like isoform X1: MTGKCRIWRSVLMRWLARISRAKQRLVPRRIEERCAELILSDEQLRDVCQRLLVEINRGLNKDTNKEATVKCFPTYVRELPNGEECGKFLALDLGGTNFRVLLIDLGPHIFHMESKIFAVPQSVMLGPGTGLFDHIAECLATFMHEHKVDVSPLPLGFTFSFPCSQEGLTKARLATWTKGFKCSGVEGEDVVRLLQEAIARRGDIKIDVMAVLNDTTGTLMACAWKNQACRIGLILGTGINACYVERLENVQLWDGDYDEPNQVVINTELGAFGDNGTLEFIRTEYDRTIDQHSLNPGRQLFEKMISGMYMGEVTRLVLAQLTREGLLFDGMGPEVLFEPGQFFTKYVSEIESDKKGEYTCCRQVLEELGYEDASDEDCANVRYICEAVSRRAAHIAAAAVACLLNKMGQKHVTVAVDGSLYRFHPHFHDLMVEKIRQLINPGLTFDLMLSEDGSGRGAALVAAVAVRIGSLAAR, encoded by the exons ATGACGGGCAAGTGCAGGATCTGGCGTTCCGTGTTGATGCGCTGGCTGGCCCGCATTAGCCGGGCCAAACAGCGACTCGTTCCCCGACGC ATCGAAGAGCGATGCGCCGAACTTATCTTGTCGGACGAACAACTACGCGACGTGTGTCAACGATTGCTGGTCGAGATCAACCGAGGACTCAATAAGGACACCAATAAAGAGGCAACCGTCAAATGTTTTCCCACCTACGTCAGGGAACTGCCCAACGGCGAAg AATGTGGAAAATTTCTGGCACTGGATTTAGGCGGAACCAACTTTCGTGTTCTGCTCATCGATTTGGGTCCTCACATCTTTCACATG GAGTCGAAAATCTTTGCCGTTCCCCAGAGTGTCATGCTTGGTCCTGGAACCGGG TTATTCGACCACATCGCTGAATGTTTAGCCACTTTTATGCACGAGCATAAGGTGGACGTGTCGCCATTGCCTCTGGGTTTCACTTTCAGTTTCCCTTGCAGCCAAGAAGGTTTAACCAAGGCCCGATTGGCCACCTGGACTAAAGGATTCAAGTGTTCAGGCGTCGAAGGCGAAGATGTTGTCAGACTTCTCCAG GAGGCAATCGCTCGTCGGGGTGATATCAAGATCGACGTGATGGCCGTCCTGAATGACACGACAGGGACTTTGATGGCTTGCGCCTGGAAGAACCAGGCATGCCGGATCGGTCTCATTCTCGGAACTGGAATCAATGCGTGCTACGTGGAGCGATTAGAGAACGTACAACTGTGGGACGGCGATTACGACGAACCTAACCAGGTCGTCATCAACACGGAGCTGGGCGCGTTCGGCGACAACGGAACGCTCGAATTCATCCGGACCGAATACGATCGGACCATTGACCAGCATTCACTCAACCCTGGACGGCAATT ATTTGAGAAAATGATCTCGGGAATGTACATGGGTGAAGTGACTCGTCTCGTTTTAGCCCAGTTGACACGAGAAGGACTTCTCTTTGATGGCATGGGCCCAGAAGTGTTATTCGAACCGGGCCAGTTCTTTACGAAATACGTCTCTGAAATCGAGAG tgACAAGAAGGGTGAATACACGTGCTGTCGTCAGGTGCTGGAAGAGTTGGGCTACGAAGATGCCTCGGACGAAGATTGCGCCAACGTGCGCTACATTTGCGAGGCCGTTTCTCGACGGGCGGCCCACATCGCCGCTGCAGCCGTGGCTTGTCTTCTCAACAAGATGGGTCAAAAGCACGTGACGGTGGCCGTTGATGGCTCCCTTTACCGCTTCCACCCTCACTTCCATGATCTGATGGTTGAAAAGATCCGACAGCTCATCAATCCCGGACTAACG TTCGATTTGATGTTGTCGGAGGATGGAAGTGGTCGAGGTGCTGCGTTGGTGGCCGCGGTGGCCGTCCGAATAGGTAGTTTGGCGGCTAGGTGA
- the LOC124352499 gene encoding acid-sensing ion channel 2-like, translating into MKMRRATVNRPVPLSSRHQKICQKDQIQRASSGLYQCDANQLDVADSSEEDEGLHQFKIGIPGSRTIFGKKNHPLRRIFWICLTIVCCFLAFYQVKGCIIKYESENVIEEVQIINNETLIFPSVTMCNRWNQTFNPSAMEAMRLWNDQIQMPSDLLSLVNVTATWNGIGRGDFKEMELVCWFGRNKSCEASGYWEILHTVVGTCYSFRVRQPVRETGLFNGLYIKIEAKSPFDNWFYYIHPHNVTPALNIYEIRNASNDFLGMGKFNTDVKINYHQAQSLNVRRDPCVEEAEYTAELCELECFSEQLVRHAGCRLPFMKLSNTSPNRNRPICNTTQTYRAAGEELKRMLFSDGTTWNRTGCNCIMSCFRTYYQTDKEKVMADVQTGRFRFRVFFQTRTYEARTQKLEYGLVHLFCAIGNSIGLLLGMSVLTLCEALEWGAFRLFHWFKSSTVVLLAGQQRRIHPRPSSLIAVNL; encoded by the exons ATGAAGATGAGACGAGCGACGGTGAATCGGCCGGTTCCGTTATCATCCCGGCATCAGAAAATCTGCCAAAAAGATCAGATTCAACGAGCGTCGTCTGGTTTGTATCAATGCGACGCGAACCAATTGGACGTCGCCGATTCTtcggaagaagatgaagggcTCCATCAGTTTAAAATTG GCATTCCCGGCTCTAGGACAATTTTCGGGAAAAAGAATCATCCGCTACGCCGAATCTTCTGGATCTGCTTGACGATTGTCTGCTGCTTTCTGGCTTTCTACCAA GTGAAAGGGTGTATCATCAAATACGAGTCGGAGAACGTCATCGAGGAGGTGCAGATTATTAACAACGAAACGCTCATTTTCCCTTCCGTTACAATGTGCAACAGATGGAATCAAACCTTTAA TCCTTCGGCCATGGAGGCAATGCGACTTTGGAACGACCAAATCCAAATGCCGTCCGACCTTTTGTCTCTCGTGAATGTAACGGCCACCTGGAACGGGATTGGACGCGGTGATTTCAAAGAAATGGAG TTGGTGTGCTGGTTCGGACGCAACAAATCCTGCGAGGCCAGCGGCTACTGGGAAATCCTGCACACGGTTGTAGGCACGTGCTATTCCTTCCGTGTCCGGCAGCCCGTGAGAGAGACGGGCCTCTTTAACGGACTTTACATCAAAATCGAGGCCAAATCGCCGTTTGACAATTGGTTCTACTACATCCACCCACACAACGTCACTCCGGCGCTCAACATTTATGAAATCCGGAACGCCAGCAACGATTTCCTCGGAATGGGAAAGTTCAACACTGACGTTAAAATCAATTACCATCAA GCCCAGTCGTTGAATGTGAGAAGGGATCCATGCGTGGAGGAGGCCGAGTACACGGCCGAACTCTGCGAACTGGAGTGCTTCAGTGAGCAACTAGTCCGACACGCTGGCTGCCGACTGCCTTTCATGAAATTGAGCAATACATCTCCCAACAGGAACAGGCCCATTTGCAACACCACCCAAACTTATCGTGCGGCTGGCGAAGAACTCAAGCGGATGCTTTTCAGTGATGGAACAACTTGG AACCGAACCGGATGCAATTGCATCATGTCGTGTTTCAGAACTTATTACCAAACAGATAAGGAGAAGGTGATGGCCGACGTCCAAACCGGTCGTTTTCGGTTTCGGGTCTTCTTTCAG ACTAGAACGTACGAGGCTCGAACGCAGAAATTGGAATACGGACTCGTCCACCTCTTCTGCGCCATTG GCAATTCAATTGGTCTCCTGCTTGGAATGAGTGTCCTAACACTTTGCGAAGCTCTGGAATGGGGAGCTTTTAGGCTCTTCCACTGGTTCAAATCGTCGACGGTCGTCTTATTGGCTGGCCAACAGCGACGGATTCATCCTCGTCCCAGCAGCCTGATAGCAGTCAACTTATAG
- the LOC124352600 gene encoding hexokinase type 2-like isoform X3, with product MDIFDLPHSPAIEERCAELILSDEQLRDVCQRLLVEINRGLNKDTNKEATVKCFPTYVRELPNGEECGKFLALDLGGTNFRVLLIDLGPHIFHMESKIFAVPQSVMLGPGTGLFDHIAECLATFMHEHKVDVSPLPLGFTFSFPCSQEGLTKARLATWTKGFKCSGVEGEDVVRLLQEAIARRGDIKIDVMAVLNDTTGTLMACAWKNQACRIGLILGTGINACYVERLENVQLWDGDYDEPNQVVINTELGAFGDNGTLEFIRTEYDRTIDQHSLNPGRQLFEKMISGMYMGEVTRLVLAQLTREGLLFDGMGPEVLFEPGQFFTKYVSEIESDKKGEYTCCRQVLEELGYEDASDEDCANVRYICEAVSRRAAHIAAAAVACLLNKMGQKHVTVAVDGSLYRFHPHFHDLMVEKIRQLINPGLTFDLMLSEDGSGRGAALVAAVAVRIGSLAAR from the exons ATGGATATCTTCGATCTACCTCACTCCCCAGCC ATCGAAGAGCGATGCGCCGAACTTATCTTGTCGGACGAACAACTACGCGACGTGTGTCAACGATTGCTGGTCGAGATCAACCGAGGACTCAATAAGGACACCAATAAAGAGGCAACCGTCAAATGTTTTCCCACCTACGTCAGGGAACTGCCCAACGGCGAAg AATGTGGAAAATTTCTGGCACTGGATTTAGGCGGAACCAACTTTCGTGTTCTGCTCATCGATTTGGGTCCTCACATCTTTCACATG GAGTCGAAAATCTTTGCCGTTCCCCAGAGTGTCATGCTTGGTCCTGGAACCGGG TTATTCGACCACATCGCTGAATGTTTAGCCACTTTTATGCACGAGCATAAGGTGGACGTGTCGCCATTGCCTCTGGGTTTCACTTTCAGTTTCCCTTGCAGCCAAGAAGGTTTAACCAAGGCCCGATTGGCCACCTGGACTAAAGGATTCAAGTGTTCAGGCGTCGAAGGCGAAGATGTTGTCAGACTTCTCCAG GAGGCAATCGCTCGTCGGGGTGATATCAAGATCGACGTGATGGCCGTCCTGAATGACACGACAGGGACTTTGATGGCTTGCGCCTGGAAGAACCAGGCATGCCGGATCGGTCTCATTCTCGGAACTGGAATCAATGCGTGCTACGTGGAGCGATTAGAGAACGTACAACTGTGGGACGGCGATTACGACGAACCTAACCAGGTCGTCATCAACACGGAGCTGGGCGCGTTCGGCGACAACGGAACGCTCGAATTCATCCGGACCGAATACGATCGGACCATTGACCAGCATTCACTCAACCCTGGACGGCAATT ATTTGAGAAAATGATCTCGGGAATGTACATGGGTGAAGTGACTCGTCTCGTTTTAGCCCAGTTGACACGAGAAGGACTTCTCTTTGATGGCATGGGCCCAGAAGTGTTATTCGAACCGGGCCAGTTCTTTACGAAATACGTCTCTGAAATCGAGAG tgACAAGAAGGGTGAATACACGTGCTGTCGTCAGGTGCTGGAAGAGTTGGGCTACGAAGATGCCTCGGACGAAGATTGCGCCAACGTGCGCTACATTTGCGAGGCCGTTTCTCGACGGGCGGCCCACATCGCCGCTGCAGCCGTGGCTTGTCTTCTCAACAAGATGGGTCAAAAGCACGTGACGGTGGCCGTTGATGGCTCCCTTTACCGCTTCCACCCTCACTTCCATGATCTGATGGTTGAAAAGATCCGACAGCTCATCAATCCCGGACTAACG TTCGATTTGATGTTGTCGGAGGATGGAAGTGGTCGAGGTGCTGCGTTGGTGGCCGCGGTGGCCGTCCGAATAGGTAGTTTGGCGGCTAGGTGA
- the LOC124352603 gene encoding 1,5-anhydro-D-fructose reductase-like, producing MNIKIPTVPLNNGYEMPIMGFGTYSATPEEFTRMISDAINAGYRHIDGAMFYGNEVDVGNGIRQKIEEKVVTREELFLVSKLWPTFMSPHLVEPTLRQTLKDLQTDYLDLYLIHWPTALEENMGLLPKDKDGNLIFKNVDFVNTWKALENCVSQGLVRSIGISNFNSQQINRLMKHCTIKPVTNQIEVHAYLNQKKLIELCQQHDMIVTSYGPLGRPGFQKDASEPVLILDPKVIELSEKYGRTPAQIVLRYLTMQNIPVIPKSSTKARIEENLASLEFDLTPPDMAALDSLDCGYRSNKWEWAINHPEYPFSLPY from the exons ATGAATATTAAAATACCGACCGTTCCTTTAAATAATGGCTACGAAATGCCCATCATGGGTTTCGGAACGTACAGT GCCACGCCGGAAGAGTTTACCCGTATGATTAGCGATGCCATTAACGCTGGCTACAG ACACATTGATGGCGCAATGTTTTATGGAAACGAAGTAGATGTTGGCAATGGCATTCGCCAGAAAATTGAAGAGAAGGTTGTTACGAGAGAAGAGCTCTTCCTCGTCAGTAAA TTATGGCCGACTTTCATGAGCCCCCATTTGGTGGAGCCCACGCTGCGACAAACTTTGAAAGACCTTCAGACGGATTATTTGGACCTGTATTTAATTCACTGGCCTACAGCATTGGAG GAAAATATGGGTCTATTACCCAAGGACAAGGACGGAAATCTTATATTTAAGAACGTTGATTTCGTCAATACCTGGAAAGCTTTGGAAAACTGTGTCAGTCAAGGATTGGTGCGCTCCATTGGCATTTCTAATTTCAACAGCCAACAAATCAATCGATTGATGAAACACTGCACAATCAAGCCCGTCACCAATCAA ATTGAAGTTCACGCTTACTTGaaccaaaaaaagttgattgaaCTTTGCCAGCAGCACGATATGATTGTCACGTCTTACGGGCCGCTGGGTCGTCCGGGATTTCAAAAAGACGCCTCCGAACCCGTTCTCATTCTGGATCCCAAAGTTATTGAACTAAGTGAAAAGTACGGAAGAACCCCAGCGCAGATAGTTCTCCGCTACTTG ACCATGCAAAATATCCCGGTGATACCCAAATCATCGACCAAAGCGCGCATAGAAGAAAACCTGGCTTCGCTCGAGTTCGACTTGACGCCGCCAGACATGGCGGCCCTGGATAGTCTCGACTGCGGCTATCGCAGCAACAAATGGGAATGGGCCATCAACCATCCAGAATATCCCTTCAGTTTACCTTATTAG
- the LOC124311974 gene encoding leucine-rich repeat extensin-like protein 5, translating to MPAMSYATPTTPMSPMDYAVPTTPRPPMGYAASPALPALAALPAPMLGMGYAAPTTPIPATGYAAPTTPMPPIGYAAPPALPALPAPMPPMGYAAAPALPTPPAPMPAMGYATPTTPRPSMGYAAPPALPAPPALPAPMPPMGYATPTTPMPPMGYAAAPALSSPPASMLAMGSATPMVYSVPTTVGNSASAQTSYNVPAQMSYSATTIRPVVLGNYYVPAPSAIVTPPNYAATAPMTTTVRPLMQIYGAPQPVTMAPYPVTTMRPPTPYSYGAPQPAPMAYPVTTMRPPTPISYAAPSPSTTPSRPYPIRVSSGY from the coding sequence atgccTGCCATGAGCTATGCTACACCCACTACACCGATGTCACCCATGGACTATGCTGTACCTACTACACCAAGGCCACCCATGGGCTATGCTGCATCTCCTGCACTTCCTGCTCTTGCTGCACTCCCTGCACCGATGCTAGGCATGGGATATGCTGCTCCTACTACACCGATACCAGCCACGGGCTATGCTGCCCCTACTACACCAATGCCACCCATTGGCTATGCTGCTCCTCCTGCACTTCCTGCACTCCCTGCACCGATGCCACCCATGGGCTATGCTGCAGCTCCTGCACTTCCTACCCCTCCTGCACCGATGCCTGCCATGGGCTATGCTACACCCACTACACCGAGGCCATCCATGGGCTATGCTGCACCTCCTGCACTTCCTGCTCCTCCTGCACTTCCTGCACCGATGCCACCCATGGGCTATGCTACACCCACTACACCGATGCCACCCATGGGCTATGCTGCAGCTCCTGCTCTTTCTTCCCCTCCAGCATCCATGCTAGCCATGGGCTCTGCAACTCCTATGGTTTATTCCGTTCCAACAACAGTGGGAAACTCAGCTTCCGCCCAAACGAGCTACAATGTCCCTGCGCAAATGTCTTATTCAGCTACAACAATCCGTCCCGTAGTGCTCGGTAATTACTACGTTCCTGCTCCATCTGCCATCGTAACACCACCAAATTACGCTGCAACAGCTCCGATGACAACTACGGTGCGTCCTCTGATGCAAATTTATGGCGCACCACAGCCTGTGACAATGGCACCTTATCCAGTCACCACTATGCGTCCACCTACACCGTACAGTTACGGAGCACCGCAGCCCGCACCAATGGCGTATCCAGTTACTACAATGCGCCCTCCCACACCAATCAGTTACGCCGCACCATCACCTTCTACGACTCCTTCTCGTCCATACCCGATCAGAGTCTCTTCAGGCTattga
- the LOC124352500 gene encoding uncharacterized protein LOC124352500: MHLSTHLMMLMLAVVACRAAFIPNMMFSSGRNRQIQQQQPKAFAQQPAWRAAGNPLSPWDDGTETYGYLADRHPNAMDDLTPSYQPQAQQLPQSQQPLVYGVPHRYLSEPLPNSYPMVASPTDELYNNELYNNALLMRGRGPFNSIKRSSLASFYDSSMDDDSVNFDDGLTAMASDYYDQPISHQDVVNFEKYVQRYFQQQPSEAESEAEVDSQYGDYWSNGESEDAESESDDSSNNYDVDNDEEAARQLHLLLNQQKQQRRPIALREIQKKSAPSAGAQSAVKSTPRTEAPVTTATTTTTSSATVAPQSQQGQKEEPLLRPPTPQRQPQPQQQMSSTTTTTTTTPSAAKKDVQEEDGNIYHTIQRLMNMRNRLQKSPGDDIERDWDDENNNRAKRFVAPSPDSLLNKQIHSLDKIRA; the protein is encoded by the exons ATGCATTTGTCAACCCACCTGATGATGTTGATGTTGGCCGTCGTCGCTTGCCGAGCGGCTTTCATCCCCAACATGATGTTTTCGTCTGGGCGTAACCGCCagattcaacaacaacaacccaaagcGTTCGCCCAACAACCGGCCTGGAGAGCCGCTGGCAACCCTCTCAGTCCCTGGGACGACGGAACGGAAACTTACGGTTACCTGGCCGACCGCCACCCCAACGCCATGGACGATTTGACGCCGTCCTACCAGCCGCAAGCCCAGCAACTGCCTCAGTCGCAACAGCCGCTCGTCTACGGAGTTCCGCATCGCTACCTGAGCGAACCTCTGCCAAACAGCTACCCGATGGTGGCCAGTCCGACTGACGAGTTGTACAACAACGAACTTTACAACAACGCTCTGCTGATGCGAGGACGAGGGCCTTTCAACTCGATCAAACGATCGTCGCTAGCCTCTTTCTACGACTCGTCCATGGACGACGACAGCGTCAACTTTGACGACGGTCTCACGGCCATGGCATCCGACTATTACGACCAGCCAATCAGCCACCAGGACGTCGTCAACTTTGAAAAGTACGTCCAGCGGtacttccagcagcagccgagcgAGGCCGAGAGCGAGGCCGAAGTGGACAGCCAATACGGCGACTATTGGAGTAACGGCGAGTCGGAGGACGCTGAGAGCGAGTCGgacgacagcagcaacaattaCGACGTGGACAACGACGAAGAAGCTGCCAGACAGTTGCATCTGCTTCTGAACCAGCAGAAGCAACAGCGTCGACCGATAGCCCTGCGGGAAATCCAAAAGAAAAGCGCCCCATCGGCGGGCGCCCAGTCGGCGGTGAAGTCGACGCCCAGAACGGAGGCTCCCgtgacgacggcgacgacaacgacgacgtctTCGGCTACTGTGGCTCCCCAGAGTCAACAAGGGCAGAAAGAAGAGCCCTTGTTGAGACCGCCCACTCCACAAAGACAACCGCAGCCTCAGCAGCAGATGTCGAGTACCACCActacgacgacaacaactccATCGGCAGCCAAAAAGGACGTCCAAGAGGAGGACGGCAACATCTATCACACGATCCAGCGGCTCATGAACATGCGCAATCGCCTCCAG aaATCTCCCGGCGACGATATCGAGCGTGATTGGGACgatgaaaacaacaaccgaGCCAAACGTTTTGTGGCGCCTTCTCCGGATTCGCTGCTCAACAAGCAGATCCATTCGTTAGATAAGATCAGAGCTTAA